The Notoacmeibacter ruber DNA segment CCTGGACCGAATATCCGCTGAAAGAGGGCTTTCGGGCACCTGACAACCGTGTCGGCCGGACGGGACGCATCAACCGCGTCGAATTCTCGGGTGAACGCCGCGAAAGTGCGGTCGAGGATTTCGGTCTGGAAGCGCCGATACCGCTTTCGGATATCAACGAAGCCGCGCGGATGCGGGCGCAGGGTCTCGGCAATTTCGATCCCCGCCAGCGTGCCGTGATGGGGATCGAGGACTACAACCAGATCAATCGCGAGATCCGCGTCGCAAAACTCGTTCAGGATCCGGCGTCCTACCCGACCAGCCAGAAGATGGCGCTGTCGGGTACCGACCAGCTTTCTGATTACGACAATTCCGATCCGATCGGTCTTTTCCGGCACATTCTGGATTCGACGCTTGTCTTCCGGCCGAACCAGCTGACGATGGGCCATGAGGCCTGGACCACGCTGTCGGGCCATCCGAAGCTGATCAACGCCGTGAAGGGCGGCCTGACCACCGAAGGCATGATCACGCGCCAGCAGCTCGCTGATTTGCTGGAACTACCACGAGGCATCAAAGTCGGTTCGGCCTATATGGACGCCGCTCGCCTCGGCCAAGACGCCGATATCCAACGTGTCTGGGGCCGCAGCATGGTCTTCCAGTTCATCAATGCCACGGCCGACGCCAATGCCGGCACGATCACGCACGGCTTCACCGCGACCTATGGCAGCAAGATTTCCGGCAGCCTGCCCGACCCCAATGTCGGTCTGGAAGGCGGCGAAACCGTCCGCTCCGGCGAGCGGGTCAAGGAACTGATCTGCGCCCCCGGCGTCAGCTTCCTCCTGCAGGACGCCGTCGCGCCGCGCATCTGATCTACAGCCGGCGGCAAAAGTCGCCGGTCCTCCCCGCTACCATGAGGATTGAAACATGGACGATCTGACCAGGATCAAAGGCATCGGCGCCGCCACCGCCAAGAAGCTCGGAACAGCAGGGCTCGGCACATTCGCCGCGCTCGCAGCCGTCACCGACCTTTCGACGCTCAAGGATATCAGTTCGGGCGATGAACAGTCGCGCGCGTGGATCGGAGAAGCGGCCAAACTGCAAGCGGCGGCCGAAACAACTGCCACAAGCCCGTCGCCGACAGGAGTGACACCGCCCGCCGCCGAACCCCCGCGAAAGGAAACCACGATCACTGCTACCGCGCCCGTCACCGAGACGGTCGACGCGTCGGTCACGCCGGACGGTGAGGTCCGTTCCGCCGAACTGCGCGCCGAGACCGTGAGGCCCGTCGATCCGGCCGTCACCGCGGCGCTTCG contains these protein-coding regions:
- a CDS encoding capsid protein; protein product: MAPNRPFPVDPALTAFAIGYRNPSYMFIADDVLPRVPVMGERFSWTEYPLKEGFRAPDNRVGRTGRINRVEFSGERRESAVEDFGLEAPIPLSDINEAARMRAQGLGNFDPRQRAVMGIEDYNQINREIRVAKLVQDPASYPTSQKMALSGTDQLSDYDNSDPIGLFRHILDSTLVFRPNQLTMGHEAWTTLSGHPKLINAVKGGLTTEGMITRQQLADLLELPRGIKVGSAYMDAARLGQDADIQRVWGRSMVFQFINATADANAGTITHGFTATYGSKISGSLPDPNVGLEGGETVRSGERVKELICAPGVSFLLQDAVAPRI
- a CDS encoding helix-hairpin-helix domain-containing protein; this encodes MDDLTRIKGIGAATAKKLGTAGLGTFAALAAVTDLSTLKDISSGDEQSRAWIGEAAKLQAAAETTATSPSPTGVTPPAAEPPRKETTITATAPVTETVDASVTPDGEVRSAELRAETVRPVDPAVTAALRERRARRDYAGSLPATSRVLPDGEEVELGSANEDGQERRFTASVRIMRSKKLYEPGAPVPLTYREFVVKRDGRSIVETDWADGLEIA